From a single Hymenobacter sp. YIM 151500-1 genomic region:
- a CDS encoding prohibitin family protein — protein sequence MATHKSAQSRPAQKIMDALRSFTTHRSVTVMKPLLVVALAATTLLSSCTVVRQGEVGVRRKLGKIDQDVILAGPKVFNPFVTTVLKVPTTTQNLEIRSNLPSKEGLTVGSEISILYRVQGKQVPAMLETVGMQYADVLILPVFRSAAADVGARYFAKDMHSSERAAIEKAIRDQMATVLEPRGFVIENVLLKNIVLPGGLAKAIEDKLEAEQDAQRMEFLKQRETRDAERRVIEAEGQKRIAVVKAEGEREANIIQAKGQAEAMRIEAEAVRLTNQLINRDLTPAVLKYKSIEAFRELSKSQNAKTIISNGTTPVLNTLAQ from the coding sequence TTGGCCACGCACAAGTCGGCCCAGAGCAGGCCGGCGCAGAAAATCATGGATGCTCTGCGCTCTTTCACCACCCACCGGTCGGTAACGGTGATGAAGCCCTTGCTGGTGGTGGCCCTGGCGGCCACTACGTTGCTGAGCAGCTGCACCGTGGTGCGGCAGGGCGAAGTAGGGGTGCGGCGCAAGCTCGGCAAAATCGACCAGGACGTGATTCTGGCGGGTCCCAAGGTGTTCAACCCCTTCGTGACCACCGTGCTCAAGGTGCCCACTACCACCCAGAACTTGGAAATCCGCTCTAACCTGCCATCCAAGGAAGGCTTGACGGTGGGCTCGGAGATTTCCATTCTCTACCGCGTGCAGGGCAAGCAGGTGCCGGCCATGCTCGAAACCGTGGGCATGCAGTACGCCGACGTGCTGATACTGCCGGTATTCCGCTCGGCCGCCGCCGACGTGGGTGCCCGCTACTTCGCCAAGGATATGCACAGCTCGGAGCGGGCCGCCATCGAGAAAGCCATTCGCGACCAGATGGCTACGGTGCTGGAGCCGCGCGGCTTTGTGATTGAAAACGTGCTGCTGAAAAACATTGTGCTGCCCGGCGGCCTGGCCAAAGCCATTGAAGACAAGCTCGAAGCCGAGCAGGACGCCCAGCGCATGGAGTTCCTGAAGCAGCGCGAAACCCGCGACGCCGAGCGCCGCGTGATTGAGGCCGAGGGCCAGAAGCGCATTGCCGTGGTGAAGGCCGAGGGCGAGCGGGAAGCCAATATCATCCAGGCCAAAGGCCAAGCTGAAGCGATGCGCATCGAGGCCGAAGCCGTGCGCCTCACCAACCAGCTCATCAACCGCGACCTGACCCCGGCCGTGCTCAAGTACAAGTCCATCGAGGCCTTTCGGGAGCTGTCGAAGTCGCAGAACGCGAAGACCATCATCTCCAACGGCACCACGCCGGTGCTCAATACCCTGGCTCAGTGA
- a CDS encoding lysylphosphatidylglycerol synthase transmembrane domain-containing protein encodes MPPQLTQPQNEEQQLLDKLRPSRIILPVLLGLGVVGFMFWRSYQPGDLAPLGNAKPLWLLLMLLVLLARDAGYVYRIRYLTERVLSWRASLDVIMIWEFSSCVLPSAVGGTAVAPVLLHKEGIPLGKSVAYIMATAMLDNIYYVLAVPLVVLIGGDALYPHEALQGGLVATLRIGFILSYIFVTAYAGLMLYAIFVNPEAVRRLFVRLFSLRGLRRWRNKAYQHGNELVLASGQLRGNGWGYWLRASLSTAFVWTARYLVIGCLIAAFIDVSWPEFWLIFGRNLTYKVILLIAITPGGAGIAEGAFPTFFGKFIGTPTMTSFMVLLYRIVTYYLYLVLGAIFLPRWIARIYGPRKVQEVMTS; translated from the coding sequence ATGCCTCCCCAGCTTACCCAACCGCAAAACGAGGAGCAGCAGCTACTGGACAAGCTACGGCCCTCGCGCATCATTCTGCCGGTGCTGTTGGGGCTGGGCGTGGTGGGCTTTATGTTCTGGCGCAGCTACCAACCCGGTGACCTGGCCCCGCTGGGCAATGCCAAGCCCCTGTGGCTGCTGCTGATGCTGCTGGTGCTGCTGGCCCGCGACGCCGGCTACGTGTACCGCATCCGCTACCTCACCGAGCGGGTGCTGAGCTGGCGGGCTTCGCTGGACGTTATCATGATCTGGGAGTTTTCGTCGTGCGTGCTGCCCTCGGCAGTGGGCGGCACGGCCGTGGCGCCAGTGCTCCTGCACAAGGAAGGTATTCCGCTGGGCAAGTCGGTGGCTTATATCATGGCCACGGCCATGCTCGACAATATTTATTACGTGCTGGCCGTGCCGCTGGTGGTGCTGATTGGGGGTGACGCGCTGTACCCGCACGAGGCTTTGCAGGGCGGGCTGGTAGCTACGCTGCGCATTGGGTTTATTCTGAGCTACATTTTCGTGACGGCATACGCGGGGCTGATGCTGTACGCCATCTTCGTCAACCCCGAAGCGGTGCGGCGGCTGTTTGTGCGGCTGTTTTCGCTGCGGGGGCTGCGGCGGTGGCGCAACAAGGCCTACCAGCACGGCAACGAGCTGGTGCTAGCCTCGGGACAGCTGCGCGGCAACGGCTGGGGCTACTGGCTGCGGGCCAGCCTGAGCACGGCCTTTGTCTGGACGGCTCGCTACCTGGTTATCGGCTGCCTGATTGCGGCGTTTATCGACGTGAGCTGGCCGGAGTTCTGGCTGATTTTCGGCCGCAACCTCACCTACAAGGTCATCCTGCTGATTGCCATTACGCCCGGCGGCGCGGGCATAGCCGAAGGCGCTTTCCCCACGTTCTTCGGCAAGTTCATCGGCACGCCCACCATGACCAGCTTCATGGTCTTGCTCTACCGCATCGTTACGTACTACCTCTATCTGGTGCTGGGCGCCATCTTCCTGCCCCGCTGGATAGCCCGCATCTACGGCCCCCGCAAAGTGCAGGAAGTTATGACATCGTAG
- the dxs gene encoding 1-deoxy-D-xylulose-5-phosphate synthase, translating into MLVEPGALLAAINSPADLKQLSEDQLVQVSQELRQFIIDSVSIYGGHFGASLGVVELTVALHYVFNTPYDQLVWDVGHQAYGHKILTGRRAQFPTNRRYNGLSGFPKRKESEYDAFGVGHSSTSIGAALGMAVASEYKGEQDRQHIAVIGDGAMTAGMAFEALNHAGVTNSNLLVILNDNCMSIDPNVGALKEYLTDITTSRTYNKVRDELWNVLGKLSKFGPNPQQIARKVEQAMKATLLKQSNLFEALKFRYFGPVDGHDVEHLATILRDLKSIPGPKLLHCVTVKGKGYALAEKDQTLWHAPGLFDKVTGEIHKKTYTAPQPPKYQDVFGHTIVELAEQDARIMGVTPAMPSGCSLNIMMAAMPDRAFDVGIAEQHAVTFSAGLATQGLVPFCNIYSSFMQRAYDQVVHDVALQNLHVVFCLDRAGFAGADGPTHHGCYDLAYMRCIPNMVVSAPMNEEELRNLMYTATLPENAGPFSIRYPRGEGVMPEWRRPLKKITVGTGRVVREGEGVAVLSIGHIGNYAVKATEKLATEGLNPGHYDLRFCKPLDEELLHRIARQYQALVTVEDGCLQGGFGAAVLEFLADNGYSLPVRRLGIPDRVVEHGTQDELYKECGFDADGIAAALREMAGKVAEQVAAETVIL; encoded by the coding sequence ATGCTCGTCGAACCCGGTGCCCTGCTTGCGGCCATCAACTCACCCGCCGACCTGAAACAGCTCAGCGAAGACCAGCTGGTGCAAGTAAGCCAGGAGCTACGCCAGTTTATCATCGATTCGGTGTCGATTTACGGCGGGCATTTTGGGGCCTCGCTCGGGGTGGTGGAACTGACCGTGGCCCTGCACTATGTGTTCAACACCCCCTACGACCAGCTGGTGTGGGACGTGGGACACCAGGCTTACGGCCACAAAATCCTAACCGGCCGCCGCGCCCAGTTTCCCACCAACCGCCGCTACAACGGGTTGTCGGGCTTCCCGAAGCGCAAAGAGAGTGAGTACGACGCCTTCGGGGTGGGGCACAGCTCCACCAGCATCGGGGCGGCGCTGGGCATGGCGGTGGCATCGGAGTACAAAGGTGAGCAGGACCGCCAGCACATTGCCGTGATTGGTGACGGAGCCATGACGGCGGGTATGGCTTTCGAGGCCCTCAACCACGCCGGCGTCACGAACTCCAACCTGCTGGTCATCCTTAACGACAACTGCATGAGCATCGACCCCAACGTGGGCGCGCTCAAAGAATATCTCACCGACATTACCACCTCCCGCACTTACAATAAGGTGCGCGACGAGCTGTGGAATGTGCTGGGCAAGCTGTCCAAGTTTGGCCCCAACCCCCAGCAGATTGCCCGCAAAGTAGAGCAGGCCATGAAGGCGACGCTGCTCAAGCAAAGCAACCTGTTTGAAGCCCTGAAGTTTCGCTACTTCGGCCCCGTGGACGGGCACGACGTGGAGCACCTGGCCACCATTCTGCGCGACCTGAAAAGCATTCCGGGCCCCAAGCTGCTGCACTGCGTGACGGTGAAGGGCAAGGGCTACGCCCTGGCCGAGAAAGACCAAACTCTATGGCACGCCCCTGGCCTGTTTGATAAGGTAACCGGCGAAATCCACAAGAAAACCTACACCGCGCCCCAGCCACCCAAGTACCAGGACGTGTTCGGGCATACCATCGTGGAGCTGGCCGAGCAGGATGCGCGCATCATGGGCGTGACGCCGGCCATGCCCTCGGGCTGCTCCCTGAACATCATGATGGCCGCCATGCCCGACCGGGCCTTCGACGTGGGCATTGCTGAGCAGCACGCCGTGACCTTCTCGGCGGGCCTCGCTACCCAAGGGCTGGTGCCGTTCTGCAACATCTACTCTTCCTTCATGCAGCGGGCCTACGACCAGGTGGTGCACGACGTGGCCTTGCAAAACCTGCACGTGGTATTCTGCCTCGACCGGGCCGGTTTTGCTGGCGCCGACGGCCCCACCCACCACGGCTGCTACGACTTGGCTTATATGCGCTGCATCCCCAACATGGTGGTGTCGGCGCCCATGAATGAGGAGGAGCTGCGCAACCTCATGTACACGGCCACCCTGCCCGAAAACGCCGGCCCCTTCAGTATCCGCTACCCCCGCGGCGAGGGCGTAATGCCCGAGTGGCGCCGCCCGCTCAAGAAAATCACCGTGGGCACCGGCCGCGTGGTGCGTGAGGGCGAAGGCGTGGCAGTGCTCAGCATCGGCCACATCGGCAACTACGCCGTGAAGGCCACCGAGAAGTTGGCTACCGAAGGCCTCAACCCCGGCCACTACGACCTACGCTTCTGCAAGCCCCTGGATGAGGAACTGCTCCACCGCATTGCCCGCCAGTACCAGGCGCTGGTGACTGTCGAGGACGGCTGCCTGCAAGGTGGCTTCGGCGCGGCGGTGCTGGAGTTCCTGGCCGATAATGGCTACAGCCTGCCCGTGCGCCGCCTCGGCATCCCGGACCGCGTAGTCGAGCACGGCACCCAGGATGAGCTGTACAAAGAATGTGGGTTTGACGCCGACGGTATTGCCGCTGCGCTGCGGGAGATGGCGGGCAAAGTAGCCGAGCAAGTAGCAGCCGAGACGGTGATTTTGTAG
- a CDS encoding SGNH/GDSL hydrolase family protein — protein sequence MLLVLLSGSCTQSTPAPTPTGSGTGPVASGAAVRFLALGDSYTIGQGVPAEDRWIVQLARLGQADGVQMPDIIAQTGWTTGELQQAIAAASNTKTYDLVSLMIGVNNQFRGLPLATYRTEFRDLLRTAIRFAGNRPGRVVVLSIPDWGQSPTGQRYDPGRISREIDQFNAAAQGECTAAGVAFLNITDLTRAAANDPRQFAPDQLHYSGAHMQQWASRALPVVRSLLQ from the coding sequence TTGCTCCTGGTTCTGCTCAGTGGAAGCTGTACGCAATCTACCCCGGCTCCCACGCCTACCGGTTCGGGTACCGGGCCAGTGGCGTCCGGGGCTGCCGTGCGCTTTCTGGCCCTGGGCGACTCCTACACTATCGGCCAGGGTGTGCCGGCCGAGGACCGGTGGATTGTGCAGCTGGCGCGCCTGGGCCAAGCGGATGGAGTGCAAATGCCGGATATTATTGCGCAAACCGGCTGGACGACCGGGGAGCTGCAACAAGCCATTGCGGCGGCCAGCAACACCAAAACCTACGACCTGGTTTCGCTCATGATTGGGGTCAACAACCAGTTTCGGGGGTTGCCGCTGGCCACGTACCGCACCGAGTTTCGGGACCTGCTGCGCACCGCCATTCGTTTTGCGGGCAACCGGCCTGGGCGGGTAGTGGTGCTATCCATTCCCGATTGGGGCCAGTCGCCGACCGGGCAGCGCTACGACCCTGGCCGCATCAGCCGGGAAATCGACCAGTTCAATGCCGCGGCGCAAGGTGAGTGTACCGCCGCCGGAGTAGCCTTCCTCAACATCACCGACCTGACCCGAGCCGCCGCCAACGACCCCAGGCAGTTCGCACCCGACCAGCTGCACTACTCGGGCGCGCACATGCAGCAGTGGGCCAGCCGCGCGTTGCCCGTAGTGCGAAGCTTGCTGCAATAA
- a CDS encoding SRPBCC family protein produces MSFIPRAYRHYAIAAGAGLLVALLGRFVFATSSFATSGGLLMLCFLLLIPMALGAVTAHFTPVTASYTSRAVVGPFSTVLLFLTTALLFQLEGMICVLIIFPLFLFTSWLGAVLYLVLTRNESDRNKTYAVAAFALLPFLLAPLESQLATPDDHRRVENTVLIQAPVAVVWRHIVRVAPISALDLGPSLVDKLGFPRPIEATLTREGVGGVRHATFERGVEFIETVDVWEPQRRLSFSIVPNTATIPPTTFDEHVIVGGRFFDVLRGTYELQPAGPGHIRLVLYSQQRLSTRLNPYAGLWTDYVMSEIQRRILEVIKRRCEAEAVARR; encoded by the coding sequence ATGTCCTTTATCCCCCGCGCGTATCGCCACTACGCCATTGCTGCCGGCGCTGGTTTGCTGGTTGCCCTGCTTGGGCGGTTTGTATTTGCCACCAGCAGCTTCGCCACAAGCGGTGGACTGCTGATGCTGTGCTTTTTGCTCCTGATTCCGATGGCGCTCGGTGCCGTAACGGCGCACTTCACCCCGGTTACGGCTTCCTACACATCGCGGGCTGTGGTAGGACCATTCTCGACAGTACTGCTGTTTCTGACCACGGCCCTACTCTTTCAGCTGGAAGGCATGATCTGCGTGCTGATCATCTTTCCGCTGTTTCTGTTCACTTCCTGGCTGGGCGCCGTGCTGTATCTGGTGCTGACCAGAAACGAATCGGACCGCAACAAAACCTACGCGGTAGCCGCTTTCGCCCTGCTGCCCTTCCTGCTGGCTCCGCTCGAAAGCCAGCTTGCCACCCCCGACGACCACCGCCGCGTCGAAAATACGGTGCTGATTCAGGCCCCGGTGGCCGTGGTATGGCGCCACATTGTGCGGGTGGCGCCCATTTCGGCTCTGGACCTGGGGCCTAGCCTCGTCGACAAACTAGGATTTCCGCGGCCCATCGAGGCCACGCTCACCCGCGAGGGCGTGGGCGGCGTCCGGCATGCCACCTTTGAGCGGGGCGTGGAGTTTATCGAAACCGTGGATGTGTGGGAGCCACAACGCCGACTTTCGTTCAGCATCGTGCCCAACACAGCCACCATTCCTCCCACCACCTTCGATGAGCACGTTATCGTGGGCGGACGTTTTTTTGATGTCCTGCGCGGTACCTACGAGCTACAGCCCGCCGGCCCCGGCCACATCCGCCTCGTCCTGTACAGCCAGCAGCGCCTCAGCACCCGCCTCAACCCCTACGCTGGCCTCTGGACCGACTACGTGATGAGCGAGATTCAGCGCCGCATTCTGGAAGTTATCAAGCGCCGCTGCGAAGCAGAGGCGGTGGCAAGGCGTTGA
- a CDS encoding alpha/beta fold hydrolase, giving the protein MSTSTPATILFLHGFGESREVWTEFTRDFPDQYRLITLNLLGHGTNVHDIRDYSMEAQARYVAEQLRQKNAERALLVCHSMGGYVALAFAERYPEMVAGLVLFHSTALPDTDEKKANRDKNMDFVRRHGVEKFMESFIRPLFAPSNRERLLEQREFLEDIGRATPQATVLGALEAMKNRPDRTEVLRRAKFPVFFIVGKEDIAVSVESILPQLALPAQSHALLLSDVGHLGYFEEADLTRQAVIDFAGMVFGD; this is encoded by the coding sequence ATGTCTACTTCCACTCCCGCTACCATCCTCTTCCTCCACGGCTTCGGCGAATCGCGCGAGGTCTGGACGGAGTTTACCCGCGACTTTCCCGACCAGTACCGCCTGATCACGCTCAACCTGCTGGGCCACGGCACCAACGTGCACGACATCCGGGATTATTCCATGGAGGCCCAGGCCCGCTACGTGGCCGAGCAGCTGCGGCAGAAGAATGCGGAGCGCGCCTTGCTCGTGTGCCATAGCATGGGCGGCTACGTGGCCCTGGCTTTTGCCGAGCGGTATCCTGAGATGGTAGCTGGCCTAGTGCTCTTCCACTCCACCGCCCTGCCCGACACCGACGAGAAAAAGGCCAACCGCGACAAAAACATGGATTTTGTACGCCGGCATGGCGTAGAGAAGTTCATGGAGTCGTTTATCAGGCCCCTGTTTGCACCCAGCAACCGGGAGCGGCTGCTGGAGCAGCGCGAGTTTCTGGAAGACATTGGGAGGGCCACGCCCCAGGCCACGGTGCTGGGCGCCCTGGAAGCCATGAAAAACCGCCCCGACCGTACCGAGGTGCTGCGCCGGGCCAAGTTTCCGGTGTTCTTCATCGTGGGCAAGGAGGACATAGCCGTGTCCGTGGAAAGCATTTTGCCCCAGCTGGCCCTGCCCGCCCAAAGCCACGCCCTGCTCCTCAGCGACGTGGGCCACCTCGGCTACTTCGAGGAAGCCGACCTCACCCGCCAAGCCGTGATTGACTTTGCCGGGATGGTGTTCGGAGACTAA
- a CDS encoding M48 family metallopeptidase, with amino-acid sequence MVSTLYPPTPTAVSAALVQPSARYRGLVVLMLLSILLFAVLYLVLLAAACYAVYMVASFRFEHYSVKGLIFHLVLVGVTLMLPVFLLKFLFKLGGDDDNGYLPLDPAAHPDLFAFVRQLSAEAGVAMPRQILVNGQVNASVFYTNTLRSLVWPTPKNLLIGLGLVNGLNLTEFKAVLAHEFGHFGQRSMKLGSYVYAASRVIHDMVYERDKWDEVLADWRRSDWRVAWAGWLMTGVVWVVRKLLQLCYQGIHVVHASLSREMEFQADRVAVRLAGSDAICQALYRLGPTSGALSQARQQLGLALEHELATDDIFYHQTRYLTDMQPAAPAPAAASLEPVAEPQMLFRPDEVSVVEMYASHPADYLRELNAKRPFVPGPVDDRSPWLLFGTEAAALRQRVTATLYPTGASAVVRPAVEIEEFLQAERLETTYADHYAGTYDHRLAYFAAPADLPQLAADTVLPSHNLGEARSQLFGEELRQRTAAHAARLANLEKLALFQHGHTKDKQFTVDGVTYPAAEASAVASRLEAENKAYHAWLEQFDRQALALHWRLFREQPTLRPVWEQRYTFQYTLYQFSEAINETAHAAHTTVDKVSRHGELSPAQIQTYLSQFQAQHAQAQAWLHQAAAPLPPLAHLGNFATLSDFLVYDNALPGPVGFTSEWVGPFLDFLRTADSRVQRLYFKNLGALLQLQDQAAEASAATTEAAVSASFQPSTRGS; translated from the coding sequence ATGGTCTCGACACTTTACCCGCCTACTCCAACCGCCGTATCCGCTGCTCTCGTCCAACCCTCGGCCCGCTACCGTGGGCTGGTAGTGCTGATGCTGCTCAGTATTTTACTGTTTGCAGTACTGTATCTGGTGCTGCTCGCCGCGGCCTGCTACGCCGTGTACATGGTGGCTTCGTTTCGCTTCGAGCACTACAGCGTTAAAGGCCTCATTTTTCATCTGGTGCTAGTGGGCGTTACGCTCATGCTGCCGGTGTTCCTGCTCAAGTTTCTGTTCAAACTGGGCGGCGACGACGACAACGGCTACCTCCCCCTGGACCCGGCCGCCCACCCCGACCTGTTTGCCTTCGTGCGCCAGCTTAGCGCCGAAGCCGGCGTAGCCATGCCCCGGCAAATTCTGGTAAACGGGCAGGTAAATGCCTCCGTGTTCTACACCAACACCCTGCGCAGCCTGGTGTGGCCCACACCCAAAAATCTGCTCATCGGCTTAGGGTTGGTGAATGGACTGAACCTAACCGAGTTCAAAGCGGTGCTGGCCCACGAATTTGGGCACTTCGGGCAGCGCAGCATGAAGCTGGGTAGCTACGTGTACGCCGCCAGCCGCGTCATTCACGATATGGTGTACGAGCGCGACAAGTGGGACGAGGTGCTGGCCGACTGGCGCCGGTCGGACTGGCGCGTGGCCTGGGCGGGCTGGCTGATGACGGGCGTGGTGTGGGTGGTGCGTAAGCTGCTTCAGCTCTGTTACCAGGGCATTCATGTGGTGCACGCTTCCCTCTCGCGCGAAATGGAATTCCAGGCCGACCGCGTGGCCGTGCGGCTGGCCGGCTCCGACGCTATTTGCCAGGCCCTGTACCGCCTCGGCCCTACTAGCGGCGCCCTCAGCCAAGCCCGGCAACAGCTCGGCCTGGCCCTGGAACACGAACTGGCCACCGACGACATCTTCTACCACCAGACCCGCTACCTGACCGACATGCAGCCCGCGGCCCCCGCGCCCGCCGCTGCCAGCCTGGAACCAGTCGCCGAGCCTCAGATGCTGTTTCGGCCCGATGAGGTGAGCGTGGTGGAAATGTACGCCAGCCACCCCGCCGACTATCTGCGCGAGCTGAACGCCAAGCGCCCCTTCGTGCCCGGCCCCGTGGATGACCGTTCGCCCTGGCTGCTGTTTGGGACCGAAGCCGCGGCCCTGCGCCAGCGTGTCACGGCCACGCTCTACCCCACTGGTGCGTCAGCTGTAGTGCGGCCCGCCGTCGAGATTGAGGAGTTTCTGCAAGCCGAGCGGCTCGAAACCACCTACGCCGACCACTACGCCGGCACCTACGACCACCGCCTCGCCTACTTCGCCGCTCCCGCCGATTTGCCCCAGCTGGCAGCCGACACAGTTCTACCCAGCCACAACCTGGGCGAAGCGCGCAGCCAGCTGTTTGGGGAAGAGCTGCGCCAGCGCACGGCTGCCCATGCGGCCCGGCTTGCTAATCTGGAAAAGCTGGCTTTGTTTCAGCACGGCCATACCAAAGACAAGCAGTTTACTGTGGATGGCGTCACCTACCCCGCTGCCGAGGCCAGCGCCGTAGCTTCCCGCCTGGAAGCCGAAAACAAGGCCTACCACGCCTGGCTGGAGCAGTTCGACCGCCAAGCACTGGCCCTGCACTGGCGCCTTTTCCGGGAGCAGCCCACCCTGCGCCCGGTTTGGGAGCAGCGCTATACCTTTCAGTACACCCTCTACCAGTTCAGTGAAGCCATCAACGAAACTGCCCACGCCGCCCACACTACCGTGGATAAAGTCAGCCGGCACGGCGAGCTGAGCCCCGCGCAGATTCAAACGTACCTGAGCCAGTTTCAGGCCCAGCACGCCCAGGCGCAAGCGTGGCTGCACCAAGCGGCGGCGCCCCTGCCGCCCCTGGCCCACCTCGGCAACTTCGCTACTCTATCCGACTTCTTGGTGTATGATAATGCCCTTCCCGGCCCCGTCGGGTTTACCAGCGAGTGGGTAGGGCCCTTCCTCGATTTCCTGCGTACCGCCGATAGCCGGGTGCAGCGCCTCTACTTCAAAAACCTGGGGGCGCTGCTCCAGCTCCAAGACCAAGCCGCCGAAGCCTCGGCCGCTACTACCGAAGCAGCTGTTTCGGCCAGCTTCCAGCCTTCTACACGAGGCAGCTAG
- a CDS encoding alpha/beta fold hydrolase encodes MDQPRPTILFVHGYLESSEIWNEFVQELPDTYQVLRPNLPGYGPEPGRVGDYSLEAAADFLRQQLTEAGVGRVLLVGHSMGGYVSLAFAEKYPGLVAGLCLFHSSSLPDADEDRERRTRNSAFIEEHGVAAFADEFLKPQLSAAHRESMEHHVEQLKRIAAAVPQETALGSLDAIAQRPDRRDVLEKATYPVLFIAGKDDRAVPPEKTHEESLLPDHCMVLWLARVGHLGFLERPDATRRAVEGFAELVFKQ; translated from the coding sequence ATGGATCAACCCCGCCCCACCATTCTCTTCGTACACGGCTACCTGGAAAGCAGCGAAATCTGGAACGAGTTTGTGCAAGAGTTGCCCGACACCTACCAGGTGCTGCGGCCCAACCTGCCCGGCTACGGCCCCGAGCCCGGCCGCGTGGGCGACTACTCGCTGGAAGCTGCCGCCGACTTTCTGCGCCAGCAGCTGACCGAGGCCGGCGTGGGCCGGGTGCTGCTGGTGGGCCACAGCATGGGCGGGTACGTGAGCTTGGCTTTCGCCGAAAAGTATCCGGGCCTGGTAGCCGGGCTGTGTTTGTTCCACTCCTCCTCCCTGCCCGACGCTGACGAAGACCGGGAGCGGCGCACCCGAAACAGCGCCTTTATTGAGGAGCACGGCGTGGCGGCCTTTGCCGACGAGTTTCTGAAGCCCCAGCTGTCGGCGGCCCACCGCGAGTCGATGGAGCACCACGTGGAGCAGCTGAAGCGCATTGCCGCGGCTGTGCCGCAAGAAACCGCCTTGGGCAGCCTCGACGCCATAGCCCAGCGCCCCGACCGCCGCGACGTGCTGGAAAAGGCCACCTACCCCGTGCTGTTCATTGCCGGCAAAGACGACCGGGCCGTGCCCCCGGAGAAAACCCACGAGGAAAGCCTGCTGCCCGACCACTGCATGGTGCTTTGGCTGGCCCGCGTGGGGCACCTGGGCTTCCTGGAGCGCCCCGACGCCACCCGCCGCGCCGTGGAAGGATTTGCCGAGCTGGTGTTCAAGCAGTAG
- a CDS encoding TonB family protein encodes MSLFSRAAVLAALVTLHSSAQAQQPATSQPVYTYVEQMPTFPGGQAALFQAVSRTVQYPAEAQQQRIEGRVFVSFVVTETGNVRDAKAVKPVHPLLDAEAVRAVQALPAFIPGRQGGRAVAVAYTLPIQFKLPADTAASRDAQYPGGPEALAAYLAATPYPEAARAAQVQGRVYVQFEVDSVGKVRHVKALPPVADPKAQKAAPVSSGLVLLHTAAEQHLAAMPAWLPARRNSSPVTTRWTVPIDFTSQPAAPAARPLPYADQLPVFVGSTPAEPLRATIMRSLRYPAAAIRSRIQGETLVYFEVSEQGQIERVEVVQSSHPLLDAETVRAVKAQRIATPAQYQGRPVRVFCICPAKFIRI; translated from the coding sequence ATGTCCCTGTTTTCTCGGGCAGCCGTACTGGCGGCCCTGGTTACGCTGCATAGCTCAGCCCAGGCCCAGCAGCCCGCCACTTCCCAACCCGTTTACACCTACGTGGAGCAGATGCCCACATTTCCTGGCGGGCAAGCTGCGCTGTTTCAGGCGGTAAGCCGCACCGTCCAGTACCCTGCCGAAGCCCAGCAGCAACGGATTGAAGGCCGGGTATTCGTGTCGTTTGTCGTCACCGAAACCGGTAACGTCCGGGACGCCAAGGCCGTGAAGCCAGTTCATCCCCTGCTCGATGCTGAAGCCGTGCGCGCCGTGCAGGCCCTGCCGGCCTTCATTCCCGGCCGCCAGGGCGGGCGGGCCGTGGCGGTGGCGTACACGTTGCCCATCCAGTTTAAGCTGCCGGCCGACACCGCCGCCTCCCGCGACGCGCAGTATCCGGGCGGCCCCGAGGCGCTGGCCGCCTACCTGGCCGCTACTCCCTACCCGGAAGCAGCCCGCGCCGCCCAGGTGCAAGGCCGGGTGTACGTGCAGTTTGAGGTAGACTCCGTTGGCAAGGTGCGGCACGTCAAGGCCTTGCCGCCCGTGGCCGACCCGAAAGCTCAGAAGGCTGCACCCGTCTCGTCCGGGCTGGTGCTGCTCCACACCGCCGCCGAACAGCATCTGGCGGCCATGCCTGCCTGGCTGCCGGCCCGCCGCAACAGCTCACCCGTCACAACCCGCTGGACGGTACCAATCGACTTCACTTCTCAACCAGCAGCACCCGCCGCCCGTCCCCTTCCCTATGCCGATCAGCTTCCCGTTTTCGTGGGCAGCACCCCAGCCGAGCCTTTACGAGCCACCATTATGCGCAGTCTCCGCTACCCCGCGGCGGCCATCCGTAGTCGTATTCAGGGCGAAACGTTGGTATACTTCGAGGTAAGTGAGCAGGGGCAGATTGAGCGGGTAGAGGTCGTCCAGTCTTCTCATCCTCTGCTGGACGCCGAAACCGTCCGGGCCGTCAAGGCCCAGCGGATTGCCACGCCGGCCCAGTACCAGGGCCGGCCGGTACGGGTGTTCTGCATCTGCCCGGCTAAGTTTATCAGGATATAG